One window of Gammaproteobacteria bacterium genomic DNA carries:
- a CDS encoding aspartate kinase, translating into MALIVQKYGGTSVGSTERIEHVADKVIKARQAGHDIVVVVSAMSGETNRLIALAKALDEEPDPREYDVLVATGEQVTIALLAIALKKRGQDARSYTGAQVRIVTDSAFNKARIMHIDDSAMRADIAAGRVVIVAGFQGVDEHGNITTLGRGGSDTTGVALAAALKADECQIYTDVDGVYTTDPRVEPNARRLARITFEEMLEMASLGSKVLQIRSVEFAGKYNVPLRVLSTFDDKGEGTLITLEEEKMEQPRIAGIAFNRDEAQLTIAGVPDQPGVAASILGPISDANIEVDMIVQNVAGNDTTDFTFTVNRTDYKRAMDILQKTAKSLNARQVLGNDTIVKISLVGVGMRSHAGIAATMFKALAGENINIRMISTSEIKISVVVDQKYLELGVRTLHQVFELDKDGSVAAI; encoded by the coding sequence ATGGCACTTATAGTACAAAAATATGGCGGCACGTCGGTGGGTAGTACAGAACGCATCGAACATGTTGCTGATAAAGTAATTAAAGCACGTCAAGCTGGCCATGACATTGTCGTGGTTGTATCCGCTATGAGCGGTGAAACTAATCGTTTAATCGCATTAGCAAAAGCGCTTGATGAAGAACCCGATCCGCGTGAGTACGATGTACTGGTTGCCACTGGCGAACAAGTAACGATTGCATTGTTAGCGATCGCTTTAAAAAAACGCGGTCAAGATGCGCGATCTTATACCGGTGCTCAAGTACGCATCGTGACGGATAGTGCGTTTAATAAAGCGCGCATTATGCACATAGACGATAGTGCGATGCGTGCTGATATAGCAGCGGGTCGTGTGGTGATTGTTGCGGGTTTTCAAGGTGTTGATGAGCACGGCAACATTACCACCTTAGGTCGCGGTGGTTCCGATACTACGGGTGTTGCATTAGCGGCTGCATTAAAAGCGGATGAGTGTCAGATTTATACTGACGTGGATGGTGTGTATACAACTGATCCGCGTGTTGAACCTAACGCACGACGCTTAGCGCGCATCACTTTTGAAGAAATGTTAGAAATGGCGAGCTTAGGTTCTAAAGTTTTGCAAATTCGTTCGGTGGAATTTGCCGGTAAATATAATGTGCCATTGCGTGTGTTGTCGACCTTTGATGATAAAGGTGAAGGCACGCTGATTACCTTAGAGGAAGAAAAGATGGAACAACCTAGAATTGCGGGCATTGCGTTTAATCGTGATGAAGCTCAATTAACGATTGCAGGCGTGCCTGATCAACCCGGTGTTGCGGCGAGTATTCTTGGCCCCATTTCCGATGCCAATATCGAAGTTGATATGATTGTGCAAAACGTTGCGGGTAACGACACTACCGATTTTACTTTTACAGTTAATCGTACCGATTACAAACGCGCGATGGATATTTTGCAAAAAACGGCGAAAAGTTTAAATGCGCGCCAAGTATTGGGTAACGATACGATCGTGAAAATTTCGTTAGTGGGTGTTGGCATGCGTTCTCACGCAGGTATTGCCGCGACGATGTTTAAAGCTTTAGCCGGTGAAAACATCAACATCCGAATGATCTCCACCTCTGAAATCAAAATCTCAGTAGTCGTGGATCAAAAATATCTTGAGTTAGGCGTGCGTACTTTGCATCAGGTGTTTGAATTAGATAAAGACGGCAGCGTTGCTGCTATCTAG
- the csrA gene encoding carbon storage regulator CsrA has product MLILTRRVGETLMVGDEVTVTVLGVKGNQVRIGVNAPKDVAVHREEIYERIKRERDTDSSDRSNGNS; this is encoded by the coding sequence ATGCTGATTTTAACACGGCGTGTCGGAGAGACGCTGATGGTTGGCGACGAGGTCACAGTAACTGTCCTCGGAGTAAAAGGTAATCAGGTGCGTATTGGTGTTAACGCCCCGAAAGATGTTGCAGTGCATCGTGAAGAAATTTACGAACGCATTAAGCGCGAACGCGATACCGACAGTAGCGATCGTAGTAACGGTAACAGTTAA
- the chrA gene encoding chromate efflux transporter, whose product MNNLSETTPRVVPFKDAVLFWLKLGFISFGGPAGQISIMYQEIVERRRWLSEQRFLHALNYCMVLPGPEAQQLATYIGWLMHRTWGGIIAGVLFVLPSLLILIGLSWIYIAFGDTPWVAGIFYGIKPAVTAIVLQAAHRIGSKTLKNPTLWIIATAAFVAIFALQLPFPLIIISAALIGYCGGRWAPAQFSAGAKNHGTPNTDTNVITTPAIIDDHTPTPAHAHFHWRRLIQILLIGALLWLLPMGILTYFYGWQGTLTQMAWFFTKAALLTFGGAYAVLPYVYQGAVHHYGWLTPTQMIDGLALGETTPGPLIMIVAFVGFVGAYVKAVFGADMVFVAGAVAAILVTWFTFLPSFVFILAGGPLVESTHGDLKFTAPLTAITAAVVGAILNLAMFFAYHTFWPQGWNGGLDWPSALVALAAMIGLLYFKRSVLEVLGAAAVAGLLITMLGN is encoded by the coding sequence ATGAACAATCTTTCCGAAACAACGCCTCGCGTGGTTCCCTTTAAAGACGCTGTGCTCTTTTGGCTGAAATTAGGCTTTATCAGTTTTGGTGGGCCTGCGGGTCAGATTTCCATCATGTATCAAGAAATCGTGGAGCGTCGGCGTTGGTTGTCTGAACAACGTTTTTTGCATGCGCTGAATTACTGCATGGTGTTACCGGGGCCAGAAGCGCAACAACTCGCCACGTATATTGGATGGTTAATGCACCGCACGTGGGGCGGCATTATCGCCGGCGTGTTGTTTGTTTTGCCGTCTTTGTTAATTTTGATTGGCTTATCGTGGATTTATATCGCCTTCGGGGACACGCCGTGGGTCGCGGGGATATTTTATGGAATTAAACCTGCCGTCACGGCAATTGTTCTACAAGCCGCACATCGCATTGGTTCCAAAACGCTGAAAAATCCCACTTTATGGATTATTGCGACCGCGGCCTTTGTCGCTATTTTTGCACTGCAATTACCGTTTCCGCTGATTATTATAAGCGCCGCGCTGATTGGATATTGCGGAGGACGTTGGGCGCCTGCGCAATTCAGTGCGGGTGCGAAAAACCATGGAACCCCAAACACCGATACCAATGTAATAACGACGCCCGCCATAATTGATGACCACACACCAACACCGGCGCACGCCCATTTCCACTGGCGTCGATTAATTCAAATTTTGCTGATTGGCGCTTTGTTGTGGTTGTTGCCGATGGGCATATTGACTTATTTCTATGGCTGGCAAGGAACCTTGACGCAAATGGCGTGGTTTTTTACTAAGGCAGCCTTATTAACCTTTGGTGGCGCATACGCCGTATTGCCATATGTTTATCAGGGTGCGGTTCATCATTATGGCTGGCTAACCCCGACACAAATGATTGACGGTTTAGCATTGGGAGAAACGACACCGGGCCCACTCATTATGATCGTAGCTTTTGTGGGTTTTGTGGGCGCGTATGTAAAAGCGGTATTCGGTGCCGATATGGTATTTGTGGCCGGCGCAGTGGCCGCCATCTTAGTTACGTGGTTTACCTTTTTGCCTTCTTTTGTTTTTATTCTTGCCGGCGGCCCGTTGGTGGAATCTACGCATGGCGATTTAAAATTCACCGCACCATTAACCGCGATCACCGCTGCAGTCGTAGGTGCGATCTTAAATTTAGCGATGTTTTTTGCTTATCACACATTCTGGCCACAAGGTTGGAACGGCGGCTTGGATTGGCCAAGCGCATTAGTGGCGCTGGCCGCAATGATTGGATTGCTGTATTTCAAACGCAGTGTGTTGGAAGTATTAGGTGCTGCCGCAGTGGCGGGCCTTTTAATCACAATGCTGGGGAATTAA